CACATAATGTACAATGCGTGTTTGATTCTAACGATTGAACTTGACTGACACGCATGTCATGCATATAACAAATAAAGATAACCCATAGTGAGTgcaaattggggggggggggagtattttatcttatttattacatTCACTTTTAAAGATGGCGATGTAAAGTAAACTGCATAGATGAAGTTCTTTTATACCAACAACGTAGCACACTCACATCTGACATGGTTATCTTTCAAAATACGTCacggtaaaatgaaaatgtcttCAGCTTTGAATGGTGAACTCATGAATTGTATGAGTCATTCAATAAGAAATGGATCTTTACATCAAACATTACTGTTCACATTCCATAATTTCCAGGGAGACAGTGAACTGCAATAATTTCTTCGGCATGAAGAAGTGACACCCTTGATACAATAGACTAGGCCCCCACTGGTCTGTTCATTAGTTGAATAAAGTCGCATGTACTTGTGATGCCACTTATGTCCATTGCTTTACTATCCCCTTAATGGATGCCACTAGCCACCAGCTAACACCTTACATTATTGATGTCATCGATGATCAGAAACCTCTTCACTCAAGGTGAAGCACCATGATAGGTTATGCAATATGCATTAGGTGTCAGATGACTGGGCAGTAAGGATCAGTGTAAGAGGCTAATCCACAGGGCAGGCAGGGCATAGGGGGTTGTTTAAAGATTCGCAATTTACAAGGACTTGACATCAGGAATTATATACCATAAAATAGACCTTTGTATTATTACTTTGGAATATGCCATCTTCGTTGAGAATAAATGTGTTGCCTAACTGTCCAGTACTCAAAGAAGGACTAGGCATCAATCCAGTTGTTCGTATTTACCTTTCTTCAATATACAACAATTTTTCGGAGTAAAGCTATATTAtcgtttcattattttaatggaGTAATTTTCCTAAACCTCCTAGACCAATCAAGTCCATACAAGCTGAGGAGAGGAGCCACTGTTTAACACAAAATTGTTCCCTTCGACAGAAAATGTCCACCATGGCGGTACAATAGGTAGatataattttgaaagattgaaaagccagaaataagaataaaaaagtaaacGAAAATAAACACTTCCCCTATTTGGTATCTACTGATCCAGGGTGGCGAGGGGTCGCATGCACTAAGGTACAGATGGAGGGCTTGAGcccatgtccccccccccttctaacGTTATACGaccaaagaaaaaagaaagaagagcaaatgaaacaaaaataaaagataaaaaagaaaatattttatcaaaatctatcTGAAAGTTGGTacttcattttaaaatgtcaaagaTTTCGTTCGCTCGCTTTTAGCTCGGGACTGTAAAGAAATGTTGTCACACGCAATGTTgtgcttttcatttttttatggtcATTGAGGCCGTGGTCGCATGCTCCCCTAGGTGTTATGGTGCTGAAAGTGGCGCCACACAATGCGACCAATTCCAAATTACCATATTGATCAGATAGGTATATCGTGATTtcaaatacatatacatgtatgggtgtatgtatgtatgttacatatacatgtatatatatatatatatatatatatatatatataacctgctgtgcaaacaaacgactaacttcaatttgttttgtggtaatattaaagtactactggattgtcaagtgaaaaaatgacaaccaacaaaaattatgttttccatGATGAATAAGGggtgaaaatgttgcgtgtcgtacagGGCATTTCTGAGTTCCgaacgacacacaacattttcacctttaattcacccgtacccaaacatttttttgttgattatCAGTTGTTCACGTCATTACCCGCTAAGTCCcgctttattttcatcattgacATAAAAGAAAGATTTATTGCGCGGGCATTCTGCTAAGAGACTATGAAttattgttgtcaaaatgtcccgtacgacatgTATAGAATCTCCTATATATGCAACTATTAAATTCATTACTTTCTCTGATTCCGTTCAAACTTTAACCTTTCCGATTTGctcattctttttaaaaaaaatttgcaccTTGGTTGCATGGATTCGCCTTTGATTATCAGTGCCACCAACGAGGATGGTTTTAATTTTAATTGTTCCGAGGCTCAGCatccgtgtgtgtgtgtaattgatttttgtcagatgtgtatcaatcagatatgattatttacgtctgggaccgacctttaacgtcaccatccaaaAGACGTGACTAGGGCTTGAACCTCGAAACTCTGCATAAATGTATAACCTTGCATGGATTACATGCAAGCGAACGCCACACCACCAAGATAACGGCCGTGGGTTGAAGCAGACAGATGGTTCCAAGATTATGATTTAGTTGTTTTCTTCGACacatatgtataattttataaACATCTGGAAGCAGTGTTTAACCATCCTGATACATTCTCCTGTGTCTCTTTATAAAGCTTGCAAAGATATAATGCTTTCATGTGTCAAGATTGAAAAGTAGGTCGAAAAATACGTCACAAATTTATGTCAATCTTTATTGTACAACAATGCGGTGCTCAGCTATGTGTTTATAACGAgattttcaaatcatttttagCTGAATGCACTGCAAAAGCATGATAAATTTTTAGAACAAGAGGCTTAGCATGCGTAATTAAAACAGTAATTATGCCCCAGCTTCTAAACCACTGCTCACTTAATCACTGATTAACGGTCGTTCAGATGATCGTTAAACTACATGTGTTCCTAAATGTTTGTTGTTCGTCTTTGAGCGTGATTGCCAATGCAGTTGCGGACTCTGCGTACTGTCAAAAGTTTCAAGAGCTTATATGTATTTATGCTATTGATGAGCTTTCTCCGagagaaaatattctttattgtAAAAGAGGGACACTTTATGTTCAATAAAAAACTGTTGTAATCAATGGTATTATATTTAAATCATGGAGGCAGAAAGATGCAAAAATTGATTATAAGCGAACAAAGATTACGGACATCTTTAATTGCTCGGATGTTTGTATCATTGAAATCTATAGAAGATATGAATGTACCATCGTGTACTGTGGGGGCTGCAATCCAACATCCTATGCATGGGTGTATATAGACTACACATCCATGCCGGCAGGCTTTTGATTATTTCCACCACCCCTGATAATAGGCATATAATTTGTTCCAATCGGTGTCATTTCTAATATTCTTTGAAAGTATGTCATGTTGAACAAGGGTGACTGTTTTTTTGGTTTCAGCAGAGATTTCGTCGGATCAATATAACTTCATGATCTTATTTAGCATATAAATCTATTCCTCTCTAGTCATTCTGTTCCTATTTTGTCTTTGAAGCAATAATATATAACTACAGGTGCCAAAATGCAGCGAAAGTATATGATTGTTTCATCATTGAAAATCAGTACATGCCTATAGAACTTTAGCAATGCATGTTTAGGCTAGGCCTACTGAACTCACAAAGTCATAATTCTGCAGACTGCTTCATTCTGAGACCGAATACTGTTTCGGGGAACACGTCTCGTGTCGTAATCGCCTGACATTGCCTCTGAGCACGATGCAAAGGGGCCAAAAAGGTTCGCGCTCTGGAAGTTGACTCGTCAGTTTACAATGCCATGGATACACTTACATCTACATGATGTCAATGGCAACATGGTATGTACCCCAGCCAAAGACATTTCTAATACATGACAGCCAATATGTTCTCAATCGCACGAGACTACCCCATGTGATATTCACGCTCAGTTGGGTACATTAGCAATGCAGGCATAACCCCATTACGACCGTATTCCCACATTTTCATGAGAGCGCATGCGTAAAGCATGTCAATAGGATGGGCAGGTTTGGAGAGATTCCCACTGGAACGAGTTACAAATCATTGTTCATATGCCATATTTCCCATTTTTAAATACTTGGTATTTTGAATCGTTCTCTGTTGCTACAGTTGCACTTCTCCCTTTGCCCCACTATCTTCCTGTAAAACAACAGTAGTAGTTCTAAGTGAGGTGATTTACAAGTACTTTGGAATAATATTGCATCGGAATTTGTGAGGGGATACAGCAGAGTAGTTATAAATATCATGAAGTTAACAAATTTAGCAGTGCTTTTTTATGTAATCAATGTGATCTTACATATTTCTTTCTATCCCCTGAATTTGATACGGTATATGGTCAATTACAGTGTCTTCTCGGTGGGCTGCTAACTCTAATGTACTAAATAAATTGATGCCttgaattatatgaaattacattGTTTAGGAATATTGAATAACTTAATTTATCTTTAGTTCTAtactctaaaaaacgaagagctaatttagctcttaaagagcgtgtagTGACTGCACTTGGGAGTGCTGATTTGTCTAGTTCAAATGTGAACGAGAAAAATCGGCTCTTTGAAGTGCAGTCACGCTACACGCTCtataagagctaaattagctcttcgtaGCTCTTCGTTTTTTTAAGTGTAAACTTGCCATAGAAATTAATCTTAGGTAGGTTTGCATGATCATTAAAGTGTCCCTTAACGGTAAATGGGCAAACAAACAATTCTTAATTATTCATCATCAATTTCCATTCCCaatcatttaaacaaaaagtacCCTGGAACATGACTTGTGGACAATATTGATTTAAACAGATACTTCTCATTATCTTCTAATGAAATGTTATCTGAACGTGATTTGTTTATGTACGTTGTAAATGGTTTACAACCGCAATGTCTGTTTAGCAGTCGAAATACGGCACAAAAATATATCCGTGTTTCGAGGACCAAGAAATTTCacccttgattaaaaaaaaacacattacaCTTGCGATAAATCCTGATGCATTAGTTCCTAGTCAAGCTATACTCGACCATGTGATATTGGCGTACATTAATTATCGTaactgtatttaaaaaaaaaaactattcattTTTAGGTAGTGCCTATAAATGTTCGAAATATAAGAGCAATTATCAATCTCAGACCTTACAAATCAGCATGATTAATTGCAGACTTTGCAGTATTCTtatttgataaagaaaattgtTGTGTTTATACCTTTCTCAAAAGTATACTCATGTGTCTTAATCACTTTCTTTGGTATTCAGGTTCGCATTACCAGTTAAATCTACATCATGTGGGTAGCATTAACTTATTTTTGTCGGATCTCTTGCTTTTGTCATTGCCCTCAAATCTTCCTAAAACATAAATTATAAACGACCAGTTTTCCATTACTACcctgtatttctattttaagACGTCAATATTGCCCCTCTTCTATTCCTCATCGTCTTATcgctctctctccccctccccctctctctctctctctctgactgATGTACACCAAACCATTCATGGCGTATTTCCCTGCGAGTTAACATCCCATTGTATGGCGCCAAACTACGATATATTGGAATCGACATAACGATGAGCTCCGGGCTCACTGTTGGGGAAATATTGTATCTCCGGGATGTCATCAGTCTCTCCGCATCAAATAAAACGATGTAGTCAGAAATTGACCCCGGATAAGGGATTTTCCTAGATATCCCAAATGCACAATTTGCTTGCAAAAAATGACGTATATCGGATGTAAGTGCTTGGGGGAAGGGAAAGCATTTGTGTGCTAAGTCCCTGCCTTTTTTCCACAGACATGTGTGGTGTGCCTCAGTAGCGAAGAggtatgtaggcctatgtagtctttgtagatacatgtagactTAAAACACCCTTTGTTTGGTTCTATAAACTGTATACAACCATTTACGCCACAGAATGTCAATACCAATACACAATATACTAGTCAAAACATTATGATGTTCATAAGTATAATAATTTCTTCACAGTAATGGCAGTCGAGTATATATCACGAGAATGTATTttggatgttttttttcatattcataatatTCATCGAAAAAATGAGTGCTCGTTCTCGTTTCTCTTCTGTTctactttaaaattttattagTGACATGATTTTAATTTATTGGCTGATGAATGTCAATAGTCTAATACATCTTTCAGTTGTTCTGAGCTGTACTccgattaatttttttttaaatttacattgTTGGGATAGTTAGAAATAACCAACTAAATCACAATGCAGAGCAGTTCAGTATAATGTATAAGTGTTTATGTTTTCTTTGGTGTTGAACCCCACGCAAGACAAGCATGACCATGCCAGAAAAGCCAGCATTCCatcgtattttattattaattattattatactttttTATAAAACCAGCCTTACAAATCACGTTTGTAGTACTTTaccgagataaaaaaaaaaccaaatcatTTATAGTTAGTTATGCTTATAATATTGTCGGGTTCACCTTTAGCCTGTTTCACCATAGTATAAAGATATCATCTATTACAATATGGTGATAGAGGTATGATAGAATTGCATAGATGTAATCAAATTGGAATGGTAGTCCATCGGATGCCATAACACGAGTAAACGGTCATGGGTCCTTGACATCGGGTAGTCTCATAACTGTCATATCAATTTCTTGCCAAATAATAACCCATGCGTGATAAAGTGATCactctttattttgatttttttcacatgCAGGACTTCATTACTCATGTGACATACGTTCATTTCATTCGACACCAGCCATCGGGAAAAGCTGAAAACTGCTCCAACGGTAACCAAGTTCACCGACAATCGTCAGACTCGACAACACATTAATTGTTCTTGCAGGTTCTGTGATTGTTCTTGGTGAAATAATTGAAGGGCTGAGGATTGTGCAACATCGCTGATTTGAAGTCAGTGTTGATTTTTCATCGTGGAAGGATACTGTGAGGGAGAAGGTTCCTATGTTCTGGGAAATCATACTCTCGCTAAAATTTGGAATAATCCATCCTTGCCTGCTATGCTAATTACAAATGGAAAGTGTAGAAGGTTATTGGCTTCATTAGAATGCAACCGATCAAGAGTGTTCCAAACTCCAATCAACATCTCAATCGTGTGTCCGTATCTGTTGGAGTAATAGCGACAACAAATTGATTAGGAAGGGTGCATATAGCATTCGTGGACGGGTGATGCAGCGCCTTGTTGGCTTGTCACTGGTGGAATACCATAGTGTGGAGAAAAAAATAGTCGGCTATGTTAATGGTGATCAGATAGCATGTGACAGCTAAATAGTCTCGCCGCATGGAATGTAAATATGGAGTAGAAATTGCTTCACCGTCTGGCACTTTACTGCGTAGGCTCGTTCACTCCGTTCACCTTTAAGCAATATGGCATATGAAGGAGTTATCCAAATTAAACCTACCAATAATTCTCATCTAAGCGTGCAATAATATTTCCAACAACCAACATATTTGACATCTGATTCGTATAATTACGAAAGCTGCAATGTCGGTTTATCAAGAGTAAACAACATTTCTTCTTTCACTATTATAGCGTAAACACACACTTGATATCTTACAGTGACAAGATCCGAAGGGCTCATCTCTTTCATACGTCGTTTAAGTTTATAATGGGCTAACCTCGCAATGCATCTCTACCTACAGGGTGAAGATGCAACTACTCTCTCCCTAGTACAACGCCCCTGGTTCCGATATGCCAGACCTCATACCAATATGGACTCGAGCCGATCGACGACGGCGGCCCAAGCCGCTGgaagtagcagcagtagcagcccATCTTCAGGTGCCCGAAGCCGACATGGGGCGCGAGCCAGAAATTCGTTTTCGTATCAACCACCACATAAGAGAGCACCGACGGAAAAAGTTGTTACAGCGCTCCTGAATGGGGACTTGGACGCGCATGCCAAAAATTTCGCACGGCACCTTAGTGGATCTCGTGGGGCAGAGGACCAATCGCAACTGTGCTTGCTCTTGGACGCCTTAGACGTTCTCAGCTCACGCGAAAAACCTATCTACTGTCAATTGGTACAGAGGTTAGCTGAAGAATTGCTATTTGAATGCATTGATTATCTATGCAGCACAATTACGGGTGTCGGACGTGTGCACCTGGATGTTAAACTTTATAACGTTATACGATTGCTGTGGGTGTCATGTCTGTATGCACCCGCTCTTCATCATCTCGCGGGTTACTTCCGCGAGTTGCTTATACCTTATCATGGAATCCTGTTAGCATGTTGCCGATCCCTTCGCCGTTCCCTGAGTACATGTAGTGACTCCTCGACGACTACTTCAGGAACGTACAGTCGTGATTTAAACAGCGATGGTGATGCCCTTGTAAGTAAGGACAGCGTGATGGGTGTGGCCATATGCACTCTTAGTGTTCTATACAACAATTTGATGATGGTCCACAATCGAGACGTGATGGAATATTGTTGCCAAATGGGAATCTTCGGCATCATCGTTTCACTTCTCAGGCGGACGCGTCAGGTCATGGTTGGTGAAGCTTGTCTTCGGATCCTTGACCTCGCCTGTGAGCACGGTGGCACTATGGCACGGACACTACTTCGTGATCACCAGGTCATGCGCGAGGCGGCCAACCTTTGGCACTTCATGCTTAGACACGACCTTGTCACAAAATCGGGCTTCCAAATCGCTGAACTCATCGCTCGTCTCAGTGAGTATCTTCGCCATGGAAGCAAAGGTTACGCTGGATCTAGTGGGTTTGCTGCTGCAGCTCCGAGCCAACACGGGTCTCATTCAAAACCGGAGAAAGCGACATTTCTTTATCGATGCTCGCAAATAAAGATGGTGCTATGGTGTTCTTCGCCAAACTGTGCTCTCTCCGAAGAATCCACAGGTCAAAAACTGAAGATGTGTGCGCGCTGCCGATTAATGATGTATTGCAGTCAAGACTGCCAGTCTTACCACTGGACTAACGGACATCGTGAACGATGTGGAAGTCGAAATCGTAAAAGTGCACGAGAGCAAGAAGACGTATCGTAGCACTTCTACTTAAATTACAATCGTTTATCACCAATGTGTCGTGAGTTCTATTTGTTAGTACCTTATCCTTTCAACTGATGAATTATCCGATTTTTTTTACACCAATATGTTATCACTGACTTCCAAAATGAACAAGTTTGTGTATGCAATAGGAGTAGACTTCGTATACATTAGATAACATGTTACTTCTGTTGACGAAACAGTATAACTTCCGTTCACAATGTTACTTCCATATTCGATAGAATAGCAATCCGTCTTAAGGGATTTCTGTATTCTACATGCACGAACACGATACTGAAATGGAATGGCAAATGTGAACAATTCAAGGATAGGTTGCTGGTATTCTTGTGGTTGATCCGTCTCAATACTTAAATTGGTAAACGCGTTCGCACGAAGGATACCTCAGTTTTCAACGTCCTAGACATGTACTAACTTTATGGCAATGTTGAATGGTGAGTGGCCGAAGAAACAAATTCAGGCCCCATTCGTATCATGATTTGTTCGGATACTATCCACTGAACAAAAGCagaacaatgatgataatttcGGGAAGACAATTTTAGCCAATGAATATAAAATGGTCGCGTCATTATTCTACGATGTGATGAAGCTCTGAATATGACTGCTAGTAAAGTATTTATACTCATATCACTATCATTAGAAGTATATATGAAGTTATGATTCAATATTAACCTTGAGAGTACAACAATGACGTATAAGCACATAATAATCATGTACAGAACAATACCAAACATCGTTTAATCCAAGTTTTGTAGCGTTGGAAAGTCTTGCTTATAGAATGTTTATACCATGATCTTTTCCTCACTGCAAGTGTCTTTCGTTTTTTGCGGAGCTTTGAACCATTAACAATTAATCTATCTATTGCTGTGAAAAGTAAGAATGTGGCTACTTATAAATAGGAAAAGGtgaaagaatttgaaaaaatataaaggcTAGAGACTGAACCAAAATTCaactaaatttgaataaatgctCATACCATTTTCTTCAAACAAtgttatacaaaaataaatactatGAAGAATCTGGTAGAAGATCAAATGAAACAGCTTTCTTGAATGTACTTAAAAGTCCGGTTTTCTATAAATCATTTGAATATACATAAATGAAGGAATACTTTGAATGAAAAAgtagaaatattttttgtcCTGAAAGATAAACGTATATTACCCTGGGATGATCG
This genomic interval from Lytechinus pictus isolate F3 Inbred chromosome 3, Lp3.0, whole genome shotgun sequence contains the following:
- the LOC129256488 gene encoding uncharacterized protein LOC129256488, with the protein product MHLYLQGEDATTLSLVQRPWFRYARPHTNMDSSRSTTAAQAAGSSSSSSPSSGARSRHGARARNSFSYQPPHKRAPTEKVVTALLNGDLDAHAKNFARHLSGSRGAEDQSQLCLLLDALDVLSSREKPIYCQLVQRLAEELLFECIDYLCSTITGVGRVHLDVKLYNVIRLLWVSCLYAPALHHLAGYFRELLIPYHGILLACCRSLRRSLSTCSDSSTTTSGTYSRDLNSDGDALVSKDSVMGVAICTLSVLYNNLMMVHNRDVMEYCCQMGIFGIIVSLLRRTRQVMVGEACLRILDLACEHGGTMARTLLRDHQVMREAANLWHFMLRHDLVTKSGFQIAELIARLSEYLRHGSKGYAGSSGFAAAAPSQHGSHSKPEKATFLYRCSQIKMVLWCSSPNCALSEESTGQKLKMCARCRLMMYCSQDCQSYHWTNGHRERCGSRNRKSAREQEDVS